In Cryptomeria japonica chromosome 10, Sugi_1.0, whole genome shotgun sequence, a genomic segment contains:
- the LOC131029960 gene encoding classical arabinogalactan protein 9, with product MGKFRAVVAIVLVLGIMGHSVAQAPAGSPAATPTRSPVPTPAKSPTPSPSPVASSPAPPSQSPSPVASSPAPSSPAPSVESPAPSSSDGNTSSSASAATFVQKIGIFGAALLGGAAFLV from the coding sequence ATGGGTAAATTCCGTGCAGTCGTGGCCATCGTTTTGGTATTGGGGATAATGGGGCATTCTGTTGCGCAGGCTCCAGCAGGTTCACCAGCGGCAACGCCCACAAGGTCGCCGGTTCCAACCCCAGCGAAATCACCCACGCCATCCCCATCGCCTGTGGCTTCCTCCCCTGCGCCTCCCTCCCAATCCCCATCGCCTGTGGCTTCCTCCCCTGCGCCTTCCTCCCCTGCCCCCTCTGTTGAATCTCCTGCTCCATCATCTTCTGATGGCAACACTTCTTCTTCTGCCTCTGCTGCTACCTTTGTTCAGAAAATCGGCATCTTTGGAGCTGCTCTGCTCGGAGGTGCCGCGTTTCTTGTCTAA